Within the Methanorbis furvi genome, the region GCTGGACTGCGTTCTGCTGTTCTGTTGTGTGGAAAAGTCTGATGAAGTGAATCCGGAGCTGACGGTGTCTGCAACAGTTGAGAGTATCTGCGTGCGGCTCGGGCGGCTGAAGGCAAAGAGGGTGATGCTGTTTCCTTATGCACACCTTGCGTCCGATCTTGGTTGCCCCGGAATTTCGCAGTGGATTTTGAAAACGATTCAGGTGAGGCTGAGCGAAGAAGGGGTGGAGACCAAGCGTGCGGCGTTCGGCTGGTACAAGGAGTTTGAGATCAAGAGTAAAGGTCACCCGATGGCTGATTTTTCGATGTCGGTCTGTCCTTTCATCGGCGGTGCATGCGAGGGGGAGTGCTGCCCGAAAAAGCAGGAGCATCTGGAGATCATTGGTCAGTCATAATTTTTTTCTGTTGTGGACGTACGCATCAGCCCACGGAACACACAGAACACACGGAAATTTCACAGAAAATGTACTCTCACAAAAAGATTTAGTAGATTTTTTTCTGAAAAAAGGAAATGGATAAGTGGCGAATGGGCATGATGAGAAAAGGAAACCGCAAATCCACGCAAATCTCGCTCGCTGATGCTCGCTCCGCAAATCGCATTTGCGAACCGTCGCTCTCATCCCGCCGGATTCCGGCGGGCTCGTTGCTATCGCAACCGCGACTGCAAATGCTGGGCGGCGCCAGTCGGGCGCCGCCATGGGTTGAATGGATTGCATTCGAAGTGTAGGACAATCTGAAAATTTTCGACCCCACGACATTTTACGCAGTGACACACCATGAATATTATCGATAAACAATAGGCGGCGCCTGACTGGCGCCGTCCAGCGTTTGCCGTCGCGTTTGCGATAGCAACGAGCCCGCCGGAATCCGGCGGGATGAGAGCGACGAAAAGCAAACGCGATTTGCGGAGCGAGCGTTAGCGAGCGAGATTTGCGTGGATTTGCGGTTCCTTTTTCAAGCGAAACCACGCTCACCACTTACCCTCTTACTTTTCCCAGAAAAAATCGACTAAATCTTTTCGTGGTATCACAAAATTTCACAGAAAAAAACATCACGGAGCAGACGTGAACATCACGGAAATATTTTTTCTAAATTGAAATTCCATTATGATGCCACAAAAAATTTCGTTGGTTTGCTTCAGGAAATTTTTCAAAAAAAATAATTGCAGAAAATATTTTCGTGATGCCGCATCAAAATATTTCATCACAAAATCTCAGAAAAAAAACCGTTGGTTTGCTCTTGAAAATTTTTCAAAAAATAATTGCAAAAAATATTTTTCGTGATGCCGCATGAAAATATTTCATCGCGAGATTTCTGAAAAAAAAACACCACGGAAATATTGTTTAAATTTATACTTCCGTGCAGTTCACATCTGCTCCGTGATGTTTTTCAGTGATATTTCCGTGTTTTCCGTTTTTCCGTGGGCGGCAAAAAAAATCACACAACAACCTTCACCGTACTGCCGTCAGGATTTTTCACAACCACGATTTTTTTCTCAATCCGCTGCCTGAGATCCTCCACATGGGAGATGATACCGATCAGCCGGCTGCCGGTCCTGGGCGCCGCAAGAGTTGCCAGTGTCTCGATCGCCTGATCCAGCGACACCGAGTCAAGAGACCCGAAGCCTTCGTCGATGAAAAGCGCGTCCAGCTCAATGCCGCCCGAGGTCTCCATGATAACATCCGACAGACCGAGGGCAAGAGACAGTGCCGCCTTAAACGACTCGCCGCCTGAAAGTGTTGAGGTCGGCCGCTGTTTTCCGGTGTAAAAGTCGATCACATCCATCTCAAGCCCCTCCTTTCTTCGCTGATCCGTTGCCGCACTCCGTTGCACAATTCTGAACCGTCCGTCCGTCATCGCATGCAGACGGATGTTCGCCTTCTCAAGAATGCGGCCGAGGTATGCGGACTGCACGTACTCCTCAAACTTCATCCGAACCCCTGAGCCTGCCGCATCACCGTTCGCCGCACGCGAGAGATCAGACAGCTCTGTGTACCGCGCAGAGACCGCCGCATACTTTTCCAAAAATCCTGAGATCTCAGACAGGGCCGCAGAATTCTGCATGATCCGGTAACCGAGATCTTTTTCCTCCTCCTGAAGCGCTGCATACCTGCGTTCCTCTTCGGCAAATTTTGCGGTAAGAGCAGGGATGTCAATTGCGGTACATCCTTCGGTCTTTTTCTGCAAAAGCACAATCTGACCGTCGGTCGAGGAGCGAAGTTCACGATACCGTTTCAGTTTCTCCTGCGCTGCGAGAACGTCGGCGTCACTCATCAGCGCACTGCGGTATCCGTCGCGGGTGAGACCGCGGGTGAGAAGCGCAGTGTTGAATGCCTCCTCGCTGGTGTTCTTGGTGCGCTCTGCATCGGCAAAGATCTCCTCAGCAGCGGTGCATGCCGAGGCCGCATCATATCTGGCGGATTTTATCTGTTCAAACGTTTTGATCAGATCAGTCTCCCGCGTCCGGCGAAGAGACATCTCGGACTCACGTTTTCTGATGTCTTCGTTTAGTTCAGCAGCAGAAACGTAGCCGGGCAGAAGCTGGCCTTTCAACGTCTCGGCACGTGCCTTTGCGTACTCGGCACGCTGTTTGATATTGGCAGCTGTTTCGGCAAGCTCGGCAAGTTCCTCTTCGCGGCGCGGGAATGAGTCATGCATCTGGCGGAGCTCTGCATCCAATGATGATTTTTCGGTGAGTAAATTCTGAAGCCCGGCAATCTCCGCAGTGATCAGTTTCAGCTGCTCCTCAGACGTCTGCACCTCCTCACGAATCAGTCCGTCCAGAATTCTCGCCCAGTCGGAACGCTGTGGAAGAGTAAACAGCAGCTCAGCTGCAGTAAGGAGATGCTGTTCGCCTGCACGAAGCATGCTCCGTGCTCCTGAACATTCTGACGCGGCTTTGCTTCGTGCATTTTCTTTGGCGGCAAGCTCGGTCTTTGCAGCATTCAGTTCCGCTTCGGTTGGAATGCCGGCAGGGAGGTTTGCGGGACGCGGATGAAGGGTTGAACCGCAGACCGGACAGGGAGAGCCTGCACGCAGACTTTTTGCCATGATGCCTGCCTGACCGTCGAAGAAGGCACGCTCTTTTTTTGCGACGATATCTCTGGTCTCCTCGTAGGCATCCGCTGCTCTGGTGTAGGCGATCTCTTTGAAGGAACATTCCTTCACCGTTTTCTGATGCGTCTGAAGTTCTCTTGCAAGAGCGGTGAGGGATGCGAGCCGTGCGGTTGTCTTGGCTTCGCGATGTTTTGCCTCGGCAAGTTTTTCAGGGACACTGCCCAGCTCGGAAAGCCGGTTCATGAGCCGGTCGCGCTGCACGTTCATCCGCTTCAGATCAGCCTTCCGCTCCGCAAGATCCTTTTCAATTCTCTCAAGCTCACTGCCGCCGCGCAGCTGCTGGCCCTTCACGGTCTCGTACTCGGTGAACTGAGTGACGAAACCTTTGAGTTTTCCAATCTCCTCCTGCATCAGCGGGAGGGAGAGATTGTCGCGCTGGGTTTTGGAAAGTTCAGCAGCCGCAGCCTCGGCTTTTTCCTGCGCAGCAGCAAGCCGGGCTTTTGCCTCCTCCAGCCCATTTCGTGCAGCACTCAACCGCTCAGCGGCTGAGTCCGCACGTTCTGCGTACGGCACAATCTCACGGACACGCTGCGACATCTCAAGTTTTTTGCCAAGCTGTGCCATCTCCCCTTCCTGCTCCCGCAGTTGTTGTGCGATTGCTTTCGTCTCTGAGAGCCGGTCAAGGTCTGCATTGATCTGTTTTGCATTTTCGATTGATGCACCGATCTCTGCGGCACGGTTTCTTGCAGACTGGCAGTCTCCTTTGAGAACAGACGCATGAGTCCTGTCGTCGCGGAGCTGTTCGGCTGCGGCGGCGGAGAGGTCGCTGAGACGGAAAAATCCGTCGGGTGACCCCCGCACTTCAGCTAACAGATCAGCGAACGGTGTGTTAGGAACTGCAATAAACCGGTCAGCACGATCAGCACATGACTGCCGGATCGTTTCGGTTTCCTGTTTTGCAGCCCGTGCCTGTGCAGCGATTCTGTTTTGAAACTCCTCAAACCGTTCGGTTGCGAACAGTTTTCTGAGGATGTCGGCACGATCTTTGCTGGTGCTGAACAGAAATTTTTCAAAGTCGTTCTGGGCCAGCATCGCAACCTGACGAAACTGCTGGCTGTCCAGACCAAGGAGGAGGAGGACCTCTTCGCCGACATGTTTGGGGCCGGAGATCTCTGTTCCGGTCGGCAGGACAAGGCTTGCGGTTGCTTTTTTTTCGGTTCCCTGAACAGTGTAGGCAGGAGTGCGCCTGATGGTGTAGGTCTCCTTTCGGTGAAGAAACATCAGCTCCACAAAGGGAACAGTGTCCGGTGCGGCGAAGTCGCTTGCAAGAGTTTTTGCCTCGCGGATGCTGCCGCTTGCAACACCGTAGAGGGCGTAGGTGATCGCATCAAAGATAGTGGTTTTTCCTGAACCGGTGTCGCCGGTGATCAGAAAAATTCCCGAGCCGTCAAATGCAGAAAAGTCGATCACCGTTTCTTTGGCATACGGACCAAACGATGAGATCACCAGACGAATTGGTTTCATTTCTCTCCACCCATCTCCTGTAAAATTTCCTGGACAACCGTTTCTTGCAAAGCGGTCATGGGTCTGCCGGAGACTTCTGAGAAAAATCCTGCGAAGAGATCCCGGTCTGATTTTTGCAGATCCTCCATCCGGGCACCGGCGGCGACCGCTGCCGGAGTAGAGTCGTTCACCCGTTCAACGCCGATGACCGCCGGATATTTTGCACGCAGTCTGGCCATGGTGTCTGCGGGCGGCAGCGGGTCGGTGAGTTGTACGAAAAAGAAGTCGTCGTGGGGCATTGGAACAGCGCCCGCAGTGGTGAGGTCGTCAACTGTTCCGCAGATGATGCGCAGATCGCGTAACGGTTTGAGCGGAATCTGGCGGATGGTGACGTTGCCTTTTTCAAAAAATTCCACGACGGTGACTGATTTTGCCGGGCCGCATTCGGATGGTGAGTACTTGAGGGGAGAGCCTGCGTAGCGGATGGTGGCAAGGCCGACTTTCTGCGGTTTGTGCAGATGACCAAGAGCTGCATACTCAAACTCGGCGAAATGTTTTGCATCCACCTGTTCGATGCCGCCGACGGTGATTCGTTCAGATTCGGATGACGCCGGCATCGTGCCAAATCCTGCAACGAACTGGTGCGCAACTACGGCGTAACGTTCGCCTGATTTGAGCGGGATCGAGGCAATCACTGCGGCGACCGCTTCGTCAAAGGTTGTAACGGTGATGTCGCCGAATTTTCCCGAGCTGCGTACCATCGCAGGGTCGATGTACGGCAAAAGGCAGAGGTGCAGCGGCCCGAACTCGTCAGAGAGGTCGATGACTCGAACGTCGCGCTCGCTGTCGTAGATGCCGTTGATGTAAATGCCGCAGTTGTCCATGATGCTGCTGCCGTAATGAATTCGTTCCGGCGAGTCATGATTACCGCTGATCATGAAGACGGTGATGTTTGATCGCTGAAGGTACGTGAGAAATTTGTTCAACAGATCAACTGCCGCACGTCCGGCAACCGGAGTGTCAAAAATATCTCCGGCAAGCAGTATGCCGTCTGCGTTTTCAGATACGGCAAGCTGTGCTATCCGGCGGAGAATGAATGCCTGATCCGCGAGAATATTGTATCCGTAAAACTGTTTTCCGAGGTGAAGGTCGGCGGTGTGGATGAATTTCATGAAGTGGTCACGCCGGATTTTCGTTGGTATATTTTCGGTGTGTGAGTGATTAAAGATTTACCAGTGTCCTATGGAACAAAATCACGATCATGCTAATGTGCCACATGATAACATACCACACTAATTTATATCCAAGAAACGGCAACATGGTAGGAGATTCAGATGAACGAAAGCGACACCCATTCTTACAACGGTTGCCAGGCTGCGTTCATCGTCTTTTTCTTCTTTAGCTTTAACTAAGGAACGCCGTCACGCTTTCGTATGACGGTTTTTTCAATGCTGTTTTACGAAACTGATGCTGCGCAAAAGACGCGAGTCCTTCGATAAATTGGTGGATGCTCAACATGTTTGGAATTAGTGACCCGGGAGTGTGGATTACCTATGTTATCTGCATCGTCTCGTTGATTGGCTGCTTTATTTACGGATACTTCTACTGGAACAAGGATAGTGACGACGATGGCAGTAAGTACTGAACTCACAATTGTCATCGTGCTCTTCTATCTGGTGATGATCCTTGGCCTTGGATACTACGGATACAAGAAGACGAAAAAGGTTGAAGACTACATGGTCGCGGGGCGCAACACGCATCCGATAATTATTGCCTTATCATATGGTGCGACGTTCATCAGTACGTCTGCGATTGTAGGATTTGGTGGAACCGCTGCGCAGTATGGTATGAGTCTGATGTGGCTGACCGTTCTCTGTGTAGTTGTCGGTGTGATCATTGCTTTCCTGTTCATGGGAAAACGCATCCGGCGCGTGGGAAAAGAACTTGGTGCACTGACGTATCCTGAGCTGTTTGGAAAAATGTTCGGATCCAAGTTTTTGATCTATGCATCAGGTCTGATCTTTGTTGCAGCAATGCCGCTGTACACAGCAGCAGTTCTCATCGGCGGAGCACGGTTTATTGAGACGACGCTTGGGATCCCGTACATGACGGCACTGTTCGGGTTTGCAGTAATTGTTGCGCTCTATGTTGTCATCGGCGGTCTGATCGCAGTGATGTACACGGACGCTGTGCAGGGAGCGATCATGCTGGTGGGTATGGGACTCTTGCTTGTTTTGACCTACATCTATCTTGGAGGTGTTGTCACGGCAAACAGTGCACTGGAGGCAATGGCACCACTGGTTCCGGAGAATCTTGCGGCGGTTGGTATGACCGGCTGGACGTCGATGCCTGAGTTCGGCTCACCGGTATGGATGACGGTTATCACAACGCTGGTGCTTGGTGTGGGTATTGGGGTACTTGCCCAGCCGCAGCTTGCAGTCAGATTCATGACGGCAAAGGACGGTAAGTCACTGAACCGCGCTATTCCGATGGGGGCACTCTTTATTGTGATGATGACCGGTGTTGCGTTCACGGTTGGTCCGCTGACGAATGTCTACTTCATGGAGACGACCGGCCAGCTTGCTCTTGATGCAGCCGGAGGAAATGTTGACTCGGTGATTCCGCTCTACATCAACTCGGCAATGCCTGAGCTGTTTGTGATAATTTTCATGCTCACTCTGCTTTCTGCGGCGATGTCAACGCTTTCGTCGCTTCTGCATACGATGGGAACAACGCTCGGCGGCGATATGTTTGCACGACTGAAAGGAAAGAGATACTCGGTCCGGGCAAATCAGATCGGTATTATTGTGATGATGATTGTGAGTATTGCCATTGCGGTTGCAATGCCGGGTAGTATTATCGCCCGTGCCACGGCGATGTTTATGGGGCTGTGTACGGCAGCACTGCTGCCTGCATTTATTCATGGTCTTGTGGCGAAACGTCCGTCACTTCTTGCGGCAAAGTGGAGTATGATTGCAGGAGCGGTAGGCTGGCTTCTCTGGACAGTGTTTGCCCATACCGCGGAGTCGAAGGCGCTTGGTATCTGTAATGCAATCTTCGGCGTTGATTCGCTGGTGTCAAGTCCCTGGAACTATCTGGATCCGCTGGTTGTCGGAACAGTTCTCTCAATCCTGGTGCTGGTTATCCTGATTCCTCTGGACAAACATCGTGTTACCCGCGAACAACAGCACAGTTTTGTGTGAAAAACTTTCAATACTTTTTTTTTGAAAATAGATTTTTCCCTGACTCAAGCAGACGGATTTTCAAAACTGGCTTTTTGTTGTGCCCTGTCAGTAGAGAAAACTGATGTCTGAAAAATATTCTCAAAAAATGAAAATATATTTTGGACAGAGAGAGATTAACGAAAAATCGAATTAGGGGAAAACATCTGAATGGCACTCCAATATATGGCGGTAAAACTGCGAATATTTTGCATTTATGAGTATTTTTGAAGTGTATCTCAATCAA harbors:
- a CDS encoding exonuclease SbcCD subunit D, whose protein sequence is MKFIHTADLHLGKQFYGYNILADQAFILRRIAQLAVSENADGILLAGDIFDTPVAGRAAVDLLNKFLTYLQRSNITVFMISGNHDSPERIHYGSSIMDNCGIYINGIYDSERDVRVIDLSDEFGPLHLCLLPYIDPAMVRSSGKFGDITVTTFDEAVAAVIASIPLKSGERYAVVAHQFVAGFGTMPASSESERITVGGIEQVDAKHFAEFEYAALGHLHKPQKVGLATIRYAGSPLKYSPSECGPAKSVTVVEFFEKGNVTIRQIPLKPLRDLRIICGTVDDLTTAGAVPMPHDDFFFVQLTDPLPPADTMARLRAKYPAVIGVERVNDSTPAAVAAGARMEDLQKSDRDLFAGFFSEVSGRPMTALQETVVQEILQEMGGEK
- a CDS encoding AAA family ATPase — translated: MKPIRLVISSFGPYAKETVIDFSAFDGSGIFLITGDTGSGKTTIFDAITYALYGVASGSIREAKTLASDFAAPDTVPFVELMFLHRKETYTIRRTPAYTVQGTEKKATASLVLPTGTEISGPKHVGEEVLLLLGLDSQQFRQVAMLAQNDFEKFLFSTSKDRADILRKLFATERFEEFQNRIAAQARAAKQETETIRQSCADRADRFIAVPNTPFADLLAEVRGSPDGFFRLSDLSAAAAEQLRDDRTHASVLKGDCQSARNRAAEIGASIENAKQINADLDRLSETKAIAQQLREQEGEMAQLGKKLEMSQRVREIVPYAERADSAAERLSAARNGLEEAKARLAAAQEKAEAAAAELSKTQRDNLSLPLMQEEIGKLKGFVTQFTEYETVKGQQLRGGSELERIEKDLAERKADLKRMNVQRDRLMNRLSELGSVPEKLAEAKHREAKTTARLASLTALARELQTHQKTVKECSFKEIAYTRAADAYEETRDIVAKKERAFFDGQAGIMAKSLRAGSPCPVCGSTLHPRPANLPAGIPTEAELNAAKTELAAKENARSKAASECSGARSMLRAGEQHLLTAAELLFTLPQRSDWARILDGLIREEVQTSEEQLKLITAEIAGLQNLLTEKSSLDAELRQMHDSFPRREEELAELAETAANIKQRAEYAKARAETLKGQLLPGYVSAAELNEDIRKRESEMSLRRTRETDLIKTFEQIKSARYDAASACTAAEEIFADAERTKNTSEEAFNTALLTRGLTRDGYRSALMSDADVLAAQEKLKRYRELRSSTDGQIVLLQKKTEGCTAIDIPALTAKFAEEERRYAALQEEEKDLGYRIMQNSAALSEISGFLEKYAAVSARYTELSDLSRAANGDAAGSGVRMKFEEYVQSAYLGRILEKANIRLHAMTDGRFRIVQRSAATDQRRKEGLEMDVIDFYTGKQRPTSTLSGGESFKAALSLALGLSDVIMETSGGIELDALFIDEGFGSLDSVSLDQAIETLATLAAPRTGSRLIGIISHVEDLRQRIEKKIVVVKNPDGSTVKVVV
- a CDS encoding symporter small accessory protein, with the protein product MFGISDPGVWITYVICIVSLIGCFIYGYFYWNKDSDDDGSKY
- a CDS encoding sodium:solute symporter family protein; translated protein: MAVSTELTIVIVLFYLVMILGLGYYGYKKTKKVEDYMVAGRNTHPIIIALSYGATFISTSAIVGFGGTAAQYGMSLMWLTVLCVVVGVIIAFLFMGKRIRRVGKELGALTYPELFGKMFGSKFLIYASGLIFVAAMPLYTAAVLIGGARFIETTLGIPYMTALFGFAVIVALYVVIGGLIAVMYTDAVQGAIMLVGMGLLLVLTYIYLGGVVTANSALEAMAPLVPENLAAVGMTGWTSMPEFGSPVWMTVITTLVLGVGIGVLAQPQLAVRFMTAKDGKSLNRAIPMGALFIVMMTGVAFTVGPLTNVYFMETTGQLALDAAGGNVDSVIPLYINSAMPELFVIIFMLTLLSAAMSTLSSLLHTMGTTLGGDMFARLKGKRYSVRANQIGIIVMMIVSIAIAVAMPGSIIARATAMFMGLCTAALLPAFIHGLVAKRPSLLAAKWSMIAGAVGWLLWTVFAHTAESKALGICNAIFGVDSLVSSPWNYLDPLVVGTVLSILVLVILIPLDKHRVTREQQHSFV
- a CDS encoding threonyl-tRNA synthetase editing domain-containing protein, which gives rise to MKILGIHADRVWYKVTKKTKMAEPEPIPEDEMLDCVLLFCCVEKSDEVNPELTVSATVESICVRLGRLKAKRVMLFPYAHLASDLGCPGISQWILKTIQVRLSEEGVETKRAAFGWYKEFEIKSKGHPMADFSMSVCPFIGGACEGECCPKKQEHLEIIGQS